CAATAAAACCTGAACGTATGTAGAGCATCAGTACAAATAAACAACAGCAAATAGGCAGCCCAATAAGGTTGAATTTATTTTTTAACCTTAATTCTCAATTTTTATGAAACCCTTATTTCTCACTCTGGCACTAATGCTTGCCGGTGCTGTTCTAAACGCACAAACTGTTGTTACCATTGTTGCCGATTCAGTAAAAGGCAAAGACTCTGAAGTTGCCTCGATTAATTATGCTGTAAACAACAATTACGCTAACGAAAAAGTACACTATGTGTATGCATGGACACAAAGTGGTACTCCAACCATCATTAGAACGTTTCTTTGGATTGATTTAGCGCAAATCCCTGCCAATGCAACCATCTCATCCGCCTCTTTGAATCTTTATTATGATGCTGCTTTTGTAGCCGTACCTGTGGCCGGACAGAATGATTTTTGGGTTGAACGTGTTACACAATCGTGGGCAGAAAACACTATCACATGGAATAACCAGCCATCTTCAACTACTGTAAACAGAGGTTCTTCTACTGTTTTTACCAGCTCGGATATGGTTTATACAGTGGATGTGAAAGAGGTGATAAAAGATATTATTGCATCGGGTAACAATTACGGTTTGGTATTGAAATTAAAGGAGGAACAACCTTATAGAAATGTGGCTTTTGGAAGCACTGAGAACCCCGACCCGAACAAACGCCCCACACTTGAGGTTGCTTACACTGTGCCCACCACAACAATAGAACCTATAGCCGAAACATCGTTTACGGTGTACCCCAACCCTACAAACAATACGATTACGGTTACCGGAGGTGAGGGTAATGCAGCTATCAGCATTTTGGATGCAACAGGTCGTGAGGTATTTTTCGAGGCCAATTATGGTTTTAATACCCCCCTAAATATAGACGGACTGGCATCCGGTGTTTATTATTTGCGTGTAAATAACAGCAAAACGATTAAACTGGTAAAGGAATAACCCATAAAACGAAGAAGGCCCCGCAGCAAGCTGCGGGGCCTTCTTCGTTTACATATCAAGCGTATTATGGCTTAAGGAAACCATAGTTCTTACCGTATTCAAGCATTTGCTTTGAAAAATCGGTAGGGTACTCAATTTTCACATCTTTTATTTTGTCGCCATCCATTACAGGCACCAATTTGGGCTGAATAAATCCTTTGTAGGGAGCCACATCCAATTTGTTAAATCTTTCCAACACCTCGGCCAAAAGAGCTTGGTCAACTTTTACCCCGTATGTTTCTACCAATGCTTGGCCTGCTTTAAAGTCACCTTCTGATACAATGCGTTGAATTTCGCGCAATAATTCACCAAACAAAACACGCAGTTTATCATAGTCGTTTACTTTTACGTAGGTTTTACCATCTTTCTTAAACATCTCAATCACATTATCGGCCTTCCCTTTTTCGTAAGCCCATTGAGCTACTAACTGACGGTTACGCATGTGGGCTTCTTCTAAATTTTCTCCAAGTTTTAAACGAGTTAGTTGGGTAATCAAGCCGTTCATTATGTAGCTGTCGTATTCGCACTTCCCTACCTCAAGGCTGGGCATCACACCAATATCTACCAACTTCTTATCCATAATGTAATACAGGGCAACAAGGTCGGCACGGGCTTCTTCCAACGTGCTTGAGTATTGTTTAAGCGTTTCATCGGGCGTGCCTACACCTTTGTTTATCTGACCAGATGCGTGCCCTATTACCTCGTGCATATCGGTATGAAGTTCCCCTGCTAATACACCGTGTTCAACAATACGTTTTTTAACTTCTTCACTCGATACAAACTCACCCAACATAGGACTTTTTGCACCCGCTATGTTGTAGGCATTAACAATATTACCCAACGATACTGATTTTGAACCGTGTGTTTCGCGTACCCAACGGTTGTTTGGTAAGTTAATACCTATGGGAGTGCTGGGGGCGGCATCACCGCTTTCAACTACCACTGTAATCACTTTGGCACTAATGCCTTTTACTTGTTTCTTTTTATGTTCGGGCATCAGGGGTGAGTTATCTTCAAACCACTGTGCTTGCTTTGAAATGGTTTCGATACGTTTGCTGGCTTCCATGTCTTTAATAGATACCACGCTTTCAAACGAGCCTTTTTTGCCAATCGCATCTAAGTACACTTCGATAAAGCCGTTTACTACATCAATAGTGCTGTTTACGTCTTTTATCCAAGCAATGTTATAAGTGTCCCAATCTTTTACATCACCGGTATTGTAGTATTTCACCAGCTTTTCAAGGGCATCTTTTTGTTCAGGGGTTTCTGCTACAGCAATAGCCTTGTTCAGCCAATACACAATCTTTTCGATGGCTTGTGTGTACATCCCGCCTACTTTCCAAACCCTTTCTTGCACATTGCCTTTTTCGTCTTTATACACTTGTGTGTTCAAGCCCCACTCAGGTTGGCTGTCGCCTTTACCTTTTAGTTTAGCATAGTAAGCTTCTACTTCATTTTGAGTTACCCCTGCATAAAAGTTGTTTGCTGATTCTGCTACGTTATCAATGCCCTGAGCTTGGTTCACTATTTTTGCATCGACATCGGGGTTAAATATTACTTCGCCCAAAATATCCATCAAGGTGATGGTATCGCCCATTATAGGGTATGGAAACCGTTTTGAATCGCTGTTGGCTAAAAGACTTTTAAAATATTCAGGACCGCATTCGGGTATAAATTTTATGTTGCTGTAGTGATGGTGGATGCCGTTGCTAAACCAAACACGTTTGGCATAGGTGTCAAATTTCTTCCAATCCTCAGTTGTTCTGTCGCCTTTGTAGCTTTCGTAAATGGCATCAATAGTTTGGCGGATGGCAAGGTTGTGTTTGTATTTTTGATCGTATATAATATCGCGGCCGCAAAGTGCAGCTTCGTATAAATAATATGCCAGCTCTTTTTGCTTTGGGGTAAGCTCATTAAACCCGGGCACTTCATAACGAAGTAACTGAAGGTCGGCAAAACGTTCATTCACCACCTCAAATTCAGTTTTAATCTGCTCACTTCCATTACCCTTTTGGGCATTGCTGTCGCGGCAACCCGTATTCATCAGCGATACTGATATTGTCATTACTACTATGTGTTTTAGTTTCATTATTCAGCGTTGGTTTATCACCCCAAAGTTCTAAAAAAGATTTATTTAGGCCATAGATGAACGCTTTTAATTTTTGTGGTTGGTAAATTTTTGTTTGTTGCTATATTAAACCCTGTACTAAAGGGGTATGGAGTTAACAAATTAGCGAGGTATCATGTTTTTTGTATATTGCGTAAGCATAGATTGCATTTGTTTTTAATTTAAAAGATACATATTGATTAAAATTTAATCTTTTTTAAAAACAATATGCATTTTTGTGCAAACTTTAAGCTGTAATATTGAGGCGATTTACTAACCTGGCATGATACAACGCATTCAAACTGTTTATCTTTTTATTATTGCTGTGATAGCGG
Above is a window of Bacteroidota bacterium DNA encoding:
- a CDS encoding DNRLRE domain-containing protein; the encoded protein is MKPLFLTLALMLAGAVLNAQTVVTIVADSVKGKDSEVASINYAVNNNYANEKVHYVYAWTQSGTPTIIRTFLWIDLAQIPANATISSASLNLYYDAAFVAVPVAGQNDFWVERVTQSWAENTITWNNQPSSTTVNRGSSTVFTSSDMVYTVDVKEVIKDIIASGNNYGLVLKLKEEQPYRNVAFGSTENPDPNKRPTLEVAYTVPTTTIEPIAETSFTVYPNPTNNTITVTGGEGNAAISILDATGREVFFEANYGFNTPLNIDGLASGVYYLRVNNSKTIKLVKE
- a CDS encoding dihydrofolate reductase, giving the protein MKLKHIVVMTISVSLMNTGCRDSNAQKGNGSEQIKTEFEVVNERFADLQLLRYEVPGFNELTPKQKELAYYLYEAALCGRDIIYDQKYKHNLAIRQTIDAIYESYKGDRTTEDWKKFDTYAKRVWFSNGIHHHYSNIKFIPECGPEYFKSLLANSDSKRFPYPIMGDTITLMDILGEVIFNPDVDAKIVNQAQGIDNVAESANNFYAGVTQNEVEAYYAKLKGKGDSQPEWGLNTQVYKDEKGNVQERVWKVGGMYTQAIEKIVYWLNKAIAVAETPEQKDALEKLVKYYNTGDVKDWDTYNIAWIKDVNSTIDVVNGFIEVYLDAIGKKGSFESVVSIKDMEASKRIETISKQAQWFEDNSPLMPEHKKKQVKGISAKVITVVVESGDAAPSTPIGINLPNNRWVRETHGSKSVSLGNIVNAYNIAGAKSPMLGEFVSSEEVKKRIVEHGVLAGELHTDMHEVIGHASGQINKGVGTPDETLKQYSSTLEEARADLVALYYIMDKKLVDIGVMPSLEVGKCEYDSYIMNGLITQLTRLKLGENLEEAHMRNRQLVAQWAYEKGKADNVIEMFKKDGKTYVKVNDYDKLRVLFGELLREIQRIVSEGDFKAGQALVETYGVKVDQALLAEVLERFNKLDVAPYKGFIQPKLVPVMDGDKIKDVKIEYPTDFSKQMLEYGKNYGFLKP